The segment tcaaattattttgtttcattatttatcgctttttatttgtttcaaccttgttataattttctgcTTACGAGGTTCAAGTAAAAATTGCATAAGAATTCATTTGATCTATTTTTAGAATACAATAGATTTAATGTtagaaactttaaaacaatatcattaTACTAACTTAAAGTTGaagaatattacaattatttcaatattttaattgaggtaatattttaaattccgagttaatatatttttaaataccacAACTCAATTAGATATATGGTATGTAGATTGGTTGTCACATTAACAAATAGGgtgattaaaatacttaagacTAACGTTGGAACGATGTCAATTATTGCGGCGGTCGAGAATTTGacaattataacatttgtccttttataatatttaaaaatcactttTATTGTATACAGAAAATATGGCAACTCACagaattataatacttaatttgtaataaatctttacaagttaggtataaaaaaaaggatgaATACGATGTTTATTTAGATAACAGGatgttaaataaagatatgaaTCACTATAGTCAAGGTAGAGGTTTGAAATAGCTATatcaacaataaattatttaataatttttaggtTAGGTTACATTAGGTTTTTAAATACCAGTACTAAATACGAAATAAGTCAAAGGTGATtcattgttttgtaaattcgACAGACTTAGCTGCAGCCGACGTAACCTTATAACATTGCTATTAAGTAAACCAACAGACCTATGCACTATTGATATACTTAcaactataatattgtatttatattaatttcaaagataTATAAGTGACGATATTCCCCGTTTCCTCAATTTTCCGTATTCGTTAATGCTACCGAGACCATAATTCGGTactcatttcaaatatatactaatgaatttagtaaaaatacagttatttcaaaaaaaaaatagttttcatagAAGAAAATGTCACAATCAGTAATAGTTATCGTACGACGATATCAAAGAATGTGCCTACTTTTTAATCCGCAAAAGCGTCGTGAAAGTACCTCCATTTCAAACTGTTCATACaactgataaaattttaacatttctattGTCCGTCCATCACAAAAGAAACTATAGTTTCTACTCCGTTAATCTaatgaagttatatttatctatgtggtgtaaagtaaattttttctcatatttttatcattattaactATATTACATGTAAATAGTTGTGTTGCGTTTGTTGTATTTGTGatcgaaattttaattaagaaacaatATTGCATTAATTCCTCATTCACTGTCGAATATTAAGAGCGAAGTAATCGAATATACCTAAACGTTTTTCTATCGCCATATCACTATAGTAATGTAAAAGAGGTGTGCTTGATActtaaaacgttttttaaaGCCTCACTGATGAATACGAAATGAAAACAAGGTTGTCGTTTCGGCATTCGCCTTTCACGAGAGCCGGCTTTTGTACCAGAGGTGACATGGCGCCGCGATGTGTCATTTCATTACTATAGCTAAAGTAGAACACGTGACGACTTACATTGCGATTTGCGATACCTAGCggttaattatgatttttgcTTCCAACTGACGCAATGGAGTCGCGGTCTTGTGGCTTTCAAACCACGGACATATTTGTATAAGCAAATATAccataataaaaccttttcaatgtaatatttaaaaatatattcttcaaaaccttttaaaaccgttcattattttaatcgccaacatatattttttgtgcgGTCACTTCTTATCTCAACATTACTTGTGCTTGTTTTGGTTGAGATATAAAAAGTCACTGGTACGTGCTAAAAGATATATAGGTATGTAttgcacaaaaaatatatgtagacagcaatagaaaaacataatcactaataaaactattcctattaaaatttaatacaagttttgtcatatttaagattttttattctgttagaATGTTTTTATACTAACAACTTTACCTGAAATAACCATTCACTTCATTTTAATGAGTATAATATCAAAGGAATCTTATCTTAGAAAACCGCGAACTTAATGATGATGCCAAACATGGCATTCTTAGTCGTTATTCTGTGACTACGATAGCGGTCTGACGCGACGATCCGATCAGATAATTGCAGTGTCAATTCCGTCCATCATGTCCGCTTTGCTCTCTCTACATTTGCATAACACTTTCAAAGTTTCTCTAATCTAAAAGAAGTTTCGTCTTCTACAGATCTGCAGCTCGCGGCTGAACTAGGGAAGACTTTGTTGGAACGAAATAAGGAGTTGGAGACGGCTCTTCGTCAACACCAAAATGTAATAGAAGATCAAACGCAGGAAATCGAAGtatgttgaatataaaaatacatagtaattattatattttaagttctaatgactttaattttgattgattGCAGTACCTTACAAAGCAAACTGTTGCGTTGCGCGAAGTAAACGACTCAAGACTGAGAATCTATGAACAACTTGAAGTTAGCATCCAAGATTTAGAACGAGCTAACCACAGGCTCGCCGTTGATCATGCTGCCgataaaaaacacattaaaacgtgagcttataattttattttattttttaaatgcgatttaatttttttctgtttatttaacaaattaacgcaaaaaaattacataccaGCTTATGCAACACCATCGAAACCTTGGAAACCAAGTGTGAAGAATTCCAAAAAACCGTGGACGATCTTAACGCGCAATTAGAAATCGTAAAACGGCGTGCAGAACGTAAGCCAGAAACCATTGAAAAACCCAaagaaaaagaacaaaaaacgGTTGAAAATGCAAAACAGAATACAACTCCGTCAAAACTTCCAACTGTTACCCCACAAAAAATTGCTCCGCTCCCAGAACTGACAAAAGAGGATGAGGATTTGTTGAGATTAAGTGATGAGTTAAGGGAAAATAAAGTGGCCTTTGCCCAAGAACACAGGAGGGTCACAGAGCTTGAGGAACAGCTGGCATCGGTTATACAAGAGAACAACAGGCTGCAGGAGCAGTTAAGAAACTGGAACCTTAAGGATGATGAGCCTAAATCAATGCATGAAGAATTCTCGATCCTTGAAGAAGTTAGGTAagagataaaacaaaatgagaaataaaatattagatagaTATTAGATAgatgaaacattaaaattactttttttggtAGACAAGGACAACTCTGCATCAGGTGTCTGAGAGGTATGGAGCGGGATGACATGTCGTCTATCCTGGATGGAGAAGACGATGACAGAAGCGCCATCAGTTCACTCAACCTTACTCCCGGTCAACAAAGCCCAAGAGACGACCATGTCTCCAGTAAACTCGTCAAGTTTGATGTACGTTACTTCGATTTCCGCATGCTCTTTCTAacccttatttttttttctgcttaGTCTCTGTTACCTAACTATAGTTTCTTGTCGTAGTATTTTAGTTAGTCTAacttaactttattaacacGATATTCCGCTTCTACGAGCTATAATAACTATACTAACCGTGATAACTAAATCGAGGATAACTAAATTTAGGAGAGGTCCATCCACGTGGTTATAGTAAGCAATTTTGTTCGTAATGGGAGCGATCGGTAGGTATATCCCCCTTTAAACTTATATCAATGTTTTGATCGTTTCTAGGCGACAAAACTTTTCCAAGTGCCCCTGATGTTGTTGATCACGCTTTGCATTTGCATTATGAAGCGCATATGCAGTAGTTTTCTTTGGATATATCGCATGTAGTCGAAGGTATGTCCATTACTGACACGTTTTTAGTCTAAGAGAATGCACGCTAACAAACAATAGATTCATTGGTGAAGGTTGAAGTTCAGTTCATCAAACGGGTTATGTTCAAGGAAAAGAAGTTTTTACCGGATATCATTCATAATGCCGTTGTTAGCTAACGAGTTACTAATTATTCATACAATAAGTATTACTAATAACTActttagtaattaaataatattgtgtgCATATCTCGTAAACGTGTGCTTTTATCggctattttgttattaattgttaGTCTGCATTTGTGGAGTAATGGGTGTATTtttgactatttatttattatactttctGTGTTTAGAATAcaagtattaaatatcattcacATTTTCATTTCCATGCTTATTTATCttgttacttatttaatattcaacataacttttttttttattttaattaatattcaaaaatttaatttgcaacaatcataaatatttcatttcttaactgacatttcatattaaaaatccaagttattttttattttctgattaacATCTCTTTTTCTACAATATGAGAAAGGCTCATacctaaaaattattattacattacagAATGCTAAGGAGAAATTACTCCAAGGTATTTGGGCGAATAAGGAAGATGGCCACGACAATCCGTACAGAGACTTAGTACAGAAGTATGAGGCTCTGCTTGAGGTACAACTATCACAGGGCAAGAATATAAAGAAGAAACCAAACACATTGCCGAACGCACAAACTCAGTCTGGCCCCGTGTCTCTTCAAGACGAATTGCAAACTTCGGGCGATTTCAGCCAATTCAGTGTTAAAGATACCGACGAAGAAAGCGGGCATGGTGAGGAGGCCCAAAAAGATAATCAACAAAAGAAAGTTGAGCCAACATCTCGCAAGAAGATAATTCAAACCCCAGACTTTTCTGAAGCCGAAACATCAAGCTCAGGCTTCTCAGATGAAACTAGTAATAAAGGAACTCAAACTGAACGCGAAAGACCTGGTTCCTTCCTATGCACTATCGCGGACGGAGAAGATTATCGCTTTAGCATTTACGACGATGCTAGTCCGATGGATAGTCGCTTCCGAAACCGACCAGAATACCGTGttcttttcaaagaaatatttactattctGAAAAAGGCAGCCGAAAATAAAGACGATGGAGAACAGCTACCACTCCTAGATGATACAGTCAGCGGAAAAGTACCACCTGTGACGCCTGCGACTGAAGAACCCCCCGGCAACTTTACCGATGACACCCAAAGTGTATTGTCGTCTGTGATGTCCGAACAATCGATTCCAGTATCTGACATAACTGCTCCAGAAACACCAACTCTAAAGGAAAAGGAAGAGCCACTTCCGGAACCTAACAAAAAACAAGAGAAACAAAATCACGTAGAAGATGTGAAGGAGAACAAGTCCATGGATGATAGTACCAACGGAAATCAAAAAGAAACTAATCAGGGAAAAGAAAAGGAAAAGGAGAAAGAAAAAGAACGAGTACTAACACCGCTGGTGCGTCAACCATTGGAGTACATAGCGGCTACTAGAAAGAAGTCCAGACATCGCAACCGCAAGCACAGTCAAGATCGCCAGGGAGCTGACTCCCCCGTATTTCCATCTCcacctaaaattatataccagAAATCGGCAAACAAGAAGAGGAGAGATTACAGGCCCATAGAAATCAGCCCACTCGTTAGAACTTCAGAAGCTGAATGGAATGGATCTACTCTTCAGTtctacaacaaaaatataagttccCCAACTCCGAGCGTTAGCGGCCGGACgggaaaaatatatcaaagctGGAATTCTGAAACTGACTCTTGGGATATAAAACAAAGCACTGCTTCTCAGGAGATACATAAGCTCCGAAAATTGGAGCTGTCCTATGCTGAAGTATTAAGAAATGCTGATAAGACTAAAAATAGGCGCAAGAAACATCAGTaatcgaatatttttatcctaCGACCCCCTCTTGCAAGAGCAAGAGACGAGTGATCAACCGCCATTTGTCTTTGCCAACTGGAcatcgtttaattttaaaggttttGTGATCTGCTAgcgttacttatttttttaacacaaatcaTTATTGGTTGCCATATATGTACCGATATGTAGTATGTAttccattatttattcattaacttCTATCAGCCCATCATAAATAATCAACTCCATATTATgctatttatagtatttttaccCTCCCTAATATATTTCTACCCTCCGACATCAATGAATAGAGTaacgtaaaatttattcatgcatttatatacacaaaatgATATAATCGCTAAATCTCAATGTCATAATACGCCgcatttcaatttttataattcgatttattttcaacagaatgcgttttataatttaaccatTCAGTTAACTTCAGTcactattttaattgtatattatgtatcgaagtttagtttgtaaatataatttaattttatacatataatttgccATGGTTTCCGCGTGCATAATTCATTGTGGAATTATCATTATTGAGAAGAGGTATGGTAATAAAACAAGATGGATaaataagtgttttattttgtattattatttattggcttCGAGTTCCCTTTCTACAATTTTCCTGTACTCGTCGAAGCCTCCCTCGATGCTGGTAACACTGCCTCCGCCGCACACCCAAAGCTCGCGACACACCATGCGGATAAGACGCTCGTCGTGAGAGACCAGTATGACTCCGCCCTTaagatatacatttataaactaccctcaaaactaaaaattttgttgtttgtttttcaatatttttaaataaaataaaattactttaaagacAACCCCGATCATGCACTACAATAttaaatctcattatttacctttacttaaatgtaaataatatataaattttttattgtattcgtATTTATGTCAGcataccaaaataaaaatatactattgaaAACCATAAGCAGATTCTTTGAGAACGCCTATAGAAATGTTTAATACCAATCTCCCTACAACAACGAAAAAATGTATAGACGGAGTaggcaatataaaaaagttaagcGATTAGGAACAATTGTTGGATTgtcgttatataaaaaacttttaacgaTAAAAATTACTGACGTAATGAAAATCCAATGATAcctaaaacatatataaacagaGAGATTCccatatgaattaaaatcaaaccaCAATTGAATagcttaaaagtaatttaaacacGACTTACAGTATACTTATTAATGCCCTTCCCTAACGCCTCAATAGTTTCGATGTCCAAGTGATTTGTGGGTTCATCGAGGACGAGGAAGTTAGGGTTGCCCATACACATCCTGGCGAAGGCGACCCTTGACTTTTGACCTCCAGAGAGACTACCGATAGTCTGCAGGGCTAGATCACCGCTCACACCGAAACTACCCAACTGTCTTCTATATTCTTCTACAGTTTTacctgttatatatatatagaaattaatgtatgcgaagaaatttataaaaattatttaaattattcttatgaaattaattttatgataattatagtaaaatgtattggaaaacctatttaaatacatagcaTCAAGGACTATAATCGAATAAGTCACCAATGATGTGTTAGAAAGGAAAAGGTAGAAAAGAGATAGAATGATCTTCATCAGCCAGTGACGTCAATGTGGAAAGTGAGTGGAAGAAGAGatggtttttatttacgttactAATGAAAGCCAAAAAAAATGCTTCTTGGTTTGtaagcatttaaaaatataatcaaacatCTCACCTGGGTAACTTTCTGCAATAGCTCCACTGAGTTGACGTTCATCTCGAGCTGGTCGACGTGATGTTGTGAGAAGTAACCGAACTTCAAACCGCGATGCACACTACGAATACCACTAGTAGGGGATAGGATGCCCATTATGATCTTCAGGAGAGTCGTTTTACCAGCGCCGTTATCACCGACCttgatttaattacatatatattaagaaactgatgattaattaaatatatttatataacaactcCTTACTATGCATATCCTAGATTCCAAGGTAGCCCCGAGGTTCACGTTAGAGAATATAACCTTATCCTTAGAATAGTAGAAGCCGACCTCATTCAGTTGGAGGATTGGAGGAGAAAGGGGTTCAGTTTCCGGAAACCGTAGAACTACGTCGACTTCTTTTTCTACTGGTTTCAACTCTGGCCTGgttggaaataaaaatcattagaactatataatattttgatggaACAAGaggtaaagaaaaaaaattagctatcatatcaaaaaaatattcttttttgtgGAACATAAATCAAGGCTAAAAAAAAGTGTGCAAATTAATATGGTCACGTTCAAATTACAGTCATTCTAATAATATCTTCCTAGCGGTTTTTGTAAACACTTAATTACCaaaaacacataaattattagtcTATCTGAAAACTTTACCTTCCCCTATCATCCCATACTTTAGAAGGTCATCATTAGCACAGTAATATGGCCACATAACCCAATTTGTGTGAtgcttttatattacttaagttCTTCAACAAAATAACGCTTACCTtactatgaaattaattactacGCCATCATTTTTTCCAACGTAAGTCCCTATTGATGTAAATTCTATACTAAGCTCGCCATATAGgtatgtactatatatatattattatatactaacaGCTTCTCCAACATTTTGATCTTGCTCTGCACTGACGAGGCTCGGTTCGCGTTGTATCTGAACCGGTCGATGAACTCCTGGGTGTGAGCTCGATGCTGCTGCTGCGCCTCGTACTCCCGCTGCTGGTTCTTGTGCTTCTCCGTCTTTGTCTTGTGGAACTGGTCGTAATTACccctaaaattattaatttccttATTTATATGATCGTTTATTCTTTGGAAACTTATCAGGGACTATTTTGGTAACTTGTGACATTCGGTGGAAAAAAATCAGTTTACAAGTTAATGTTACAGTTTTTTGTggtatattacatttataaaattcaaatacacaAAACATTCCAAAATAAACTGAATTTTGTaagtattaacttaaaaaggAGAGTAAAACACTTATAgcacaaaattcaaataaactaaatattaagaaaggttctttccatttaataaaataaaatttaataaaatgttgtcaATGTtgaaaatgcaataaaaaactatataatatagaatagtttttgtaagaaagtatatgagatattaatttgtttgactCCTCCATTTGTGACTGCTGTTAGGATGCAAATAatcatcatttaaaataatcatgaagaccattaaaattaatatctgtttCACTCTCATAATGCTCGCTAGTTTATTAAgggttattaagaaaaatttaatacttaaacttATTCTATGGTTAAAGTAGGCCTTCAGTTTTGTTTcaccttataaaataaaaattatataataaacttaccTATAAGTGTCAATCCTTTGTGTATGTAAATGCATTATATCCGTAGGCACAGTGTCAAGGAAATTCCTGTCGTGAGATACTACTAATAACGTAGTTGGCCAGTTCTGAAGGTAGTTTTCTAACCAGATAATGGCCTTTATGTCCAACATGTTAGTTGGCTCGTCCAACAGTAGGAGGTCTGGCCTGTAAGAGATTCATGGTTGTTAAGCTTTGGCATATTACAttgatacatatatacgtGATATGACAAATTTCTAGGCTCTTTAAACGAATTGCGCGAACGGAACAACGTGGATCCTAACTCATTTAAGCGAATGAAGTTATTAcaattcatcatcatcatcatcagcctataggagcccactgctgagcaaaggcctcttctcacatggagaaggttagagcattaatcaccacgcttgctcaagacgggttggcgaattcaatcttataatttgaaattataagaccaggtttccttacgatgttttccttcaccgtccgtcagtggtgtctaaatactcttagaaagtacataagactatgaaaagatcacattggtacttccctggtttcgaacccgcgccctcacgtgtgagaggcgggccttttacctccaggccaccacgacttattattattatttatatttttttgtaaaatggtTGCcacatatgtaaattaaaacaaatataacacactACCATGTTTTTGACACATAATACGTCAATCGCTGAAGATTCTACTATTCTTATCTATCTATTCTTTAAGCTATTGGCCTTTTCTTATGGATTTCGTCAATGTCATGTGTGAATATTATACGGAGTTATGTAGTGAACGAATAAGGTCGGGACTACATACTGAGAACTTGATACTATTGTCATCGCGGAGTATGTGTGAATGAATGAGTGAAAGCGTGAATGAGTGAATGTTTGAATTGtcacaaaaaaacaaacaatgacATTTGTTTTCGAATTTCGACTATTGTagttacaattataaataaataaattataatcacatGTTGAGTCACAATTGTCCGAGATAAGCAATATAATGCATGAGGATAAAGGCACCATAGTCACTACAttgaatttacatttattcttataatttgcataattaaataatatatacaagcCAGTTTCACACTATACAGAATTATGGCGCAATGTCTGTAAAGCCAGCAAATACAAGATGGAATCAATTTATCCggcataaattttatttccaataataatatcatttattgtatgaatattCAACTGGTCTTTAACTCTAGGTAACTCTAGTGTAGTTGTGATGttaatgagatattttaagttttatcaaCTATTCAACCAttgtgattattataaaatacatcttttcttgattaattttcttaaaattgtatttccttatcattattttcttattttgtttgaGAATGACATTTAAGTGACTtccaaacaataataaaaatttccataCAGATTTACctcattatatatagtatatagtataaagtTCATGGAAAACGATGTAAGTATTTAAACACTTCCAACCTCTaactataaagtttaaatgacTATCTGGTACTTACTTAGAAAACAAAGCTCTTGCCAAAGCGAGCCTCATTCTCCAACCTCCGGAGAAAGTTTTGGTGGACCTCGTCTGCATTTCTGGTGTGAAGCCCAAACCGCTGAGGATAATGGAAGCTCTAGCCGGGGCCTTATCAGCCTCAATATTCTCCAACTGAGCGTACACCTCACTCAACTCTGTGGACAGGTTTTGATCTGTTGACctggaattattattacatgtttatttttatcaggctaagaatattataattctatcCAATATAtacttagtttaaaaatatccaaaacTAGTTTGTTATTCTTGtctatttgataattttgattaCCTACAAGTCTAAAATAGATGATTGAAGCCAATGGAATctcaattattgtaaattttgctaaaatatgttaaattgcCATTATCAATATGTGAACACTTTGAACAAATCTTTCATTTAACAGAagcttgtaattttatttgaattatttgttttcatataatctAAAAATGTAAATCTAAATTCTAAAACATCCCTAATGTTTGATAGGGTTTATATTGGATATAATACTGGTGttgtatagtatatttttaatttaattgatttaactATAAATGTTTGCAATAATTTTCTCCTTACCCACTGTTAATAGCAgctgttatttctttttcccGTCGCAATAAATTTTCTCTGACTGTGTCACATTCCAAAACACTCTGTAAGGCTATTGTGTCATCACCCACTACTTCTTGCTCGACATGTAAGATGGAAATGTGTGAAGGAATTTTTAACTGTTTACTGGATATCATACGAAGGAGCGTTGTCTTCCCAAGACCATTCCGACCAACCAAACCGTACCGTCTTCCAAATGCGAGTACCAAGTCCGCACCTTGTAACAAGActctgaaaattatatattacattatggTTGTGAAGCTTGTGTATGTAAATTCAACTCTTAAACATGCAtacttgataataaatatttatacatatattaagtaacaGAAGtagtaaaaaacaaacacattaAATGTGGAAAAAAAACTGGatagatatattattcaatattctatatatgtatatatgactaaggtatataagaattttttatatgttacctGTCTCCGTATGCAATATCAAAGTTTTCTATCCGTATATCCTGTGTCCTATTTGTACCTTTAGCTTCGAGTTTACTGTCTTTCTTAGATGTAACCTGTGATGCGGTAGCAGTTTGTAAAACTGGTGCTGAAACTGGTAGTTTCGCATCTTTCT is part of the Danaus plexippus chromosome 9 unlocalized genomic scaffold, MEX_DaPlex mxdp_26, whole genome shotgun sequence genome and harbors:
- the LOC116767540 gene encoding cerebellar degeneration-related protein 2 isoform X3, translating into MASFNDLSFDWSTLCQDCPECWTPSDLQLAAELGKTLLERNKELETALRQHQNVIEDQTQEIEYLTKQTVALREVNDSRLRIYEQLEVSIQDLERANHRLAVDHAADKKHIKTLCNTIETLETKCEEFQKTVDDLNAQLEIVKRRAERKPETIEKPKEKEQKTVENAKQNTTPSKLPTVTPQKIAPLPELTKEDEDLLRLSDELRENKVAFAQEHRRVTELEEQLASVIQENNRLQEQLRNWNLKDDEPKSMHEEFSILEEVRQGQLCIRCLRGMERDDMSSILDGEDDDRSAISSLNLTPGQQSPRDDHVSSKLVKFDNAKEKLLQGIWANKEDGHDNPYRDLVQKYEALLEVQLSQGKNIKKKPNTLPNAQTQSGPVSLQDELQTSGDFSQFSVKDTDEESGHGEEAQKDNQQKKVEPTSRKKIIQTPDFSEAETSSSGFSDETSNKGTQTERERPGSFLCTIADGEDYRFSIYDDASPMDSRFRNRPEYRVLFKEIFTILKKAAENKDDGEQLPLLDDTVSGKVPPVTPATEEPPGNFTDDTQSVLSSVMSEQSIPVSDITAPETPTLKEKEEPLPEPNKKQEKQNHVEDVKENKSMDDSTNGNQKETNQGKEKEKEKEKERVLTPLVRQPLEYIAATRKKSRHRNRKHSQDRQGADSPVFPSPPKIIYQKSANKKRRDYRPIEISPLVRTSEAEWNGSTLQFYNKNISSPTPSVSGRTGKIYQSWNSETDSWDIKQSTASQEIHKLRKLELSYAEVLRNADKTKNRRKKHQ
- the LOC116767540 gene encoding cerebellar degeneration-related protein 2-like isoform X2, with product MDIAKEKKGYFDDFGEDDANSRRCMLDDLQLAAELGKTLLERNKELETALRQHQNVIEDQTQEIEYLTKQTVALREVNDSRLRIYEQLEVSIQDLERANHRLAVDHAADKKHIKTLCNTIETLETKCEEFQKTVDDLNAQLEIVKRRAERKPETIEKPKEKEQKTVENAKQNTTPSKLPTVTPQKIAPLPELTKEDEDLLRLSDELRENKVAFAQEHRRVTELEEQLASVIQENNRLQEQLRNWNLKDDEPKSMHEEFSILEEVRQGQLCIRCLRGMERDDMSSILDGEDDDRSAISSLNLTPGQQSPRDDHVSSKLVKFDNAKEKLLQGIWANKEDGHDNPYRDLVQKYEALLEVQLSQGKNIKKKPNTLPNAQTQSGPVSLQDELQTSGDFSQFSVKDTDEESGHGEEAQKDNQQKKVEPTSRKKIIQTPDFSEAETSSSGFSDETSNKGTQTERERPGSFLCTIADGEDYRFSIYDDASPMDSRFRNRPEYRVLFKEIFTILKKAAENKDDGEQLPLLDDTVSGKVPPVTPATEEPPGNFTDDTQSVLSSVMSEQSIPVSDITAPETPTLKEKEEPLPEPNKKQEKQNHVEDVKENKSMDDSTNGNQKETNQGKEKEKEKEKERVLTPLVRQPLEYIAATRKKSRHRNRKHSQDRQGADSPVFPSPPKIIYQKSANKKRRDYRPIEISPLVRTSEAEWNGSTLQFYNKNISSPTPSVSGRTGKIYQSWNSETDSWDIKQSTASQEIHKLRKLELSYAEVLRNADKTKNRRKKHQ
- the LOC116767540 gene encoding cerebellar degeneration-related protein 2 isoform X1, translating into MTEEHECESFNSWELNGLNSLDLWDYTVELECLQGTEDLQLAAELGKTLLERNKELETALRQHQNVIEDQTQEIEYLTKQTVALREVNDSRLRIYEQLEVSIQDLERANHRLAVDHAADKKHIKTLCNTIETLETKCEEFQKTVDDLNAQLEIVKRRAERKPETIEKPKEKEQKTVENAKQNTTPSKLPTVTPQKIAPLPELTKEDEDLLRLSDELRENKVAFAQEHRRVTELEEQLASVIQENNRLQEQLRNWNLKDDEPKSMHEEFSILEEVRQGQLCIRCLRGMERDDMSSILDGEDDDRSAISSLNLTPGQQSPRDDHVSSKLVKFDNAKEKLLQGIWANKEDGHDNPYRDLVQKYEALLEVQLSQGKNIKKKPNTLPNAQTQSGPVSLQDELQTSGDFSQFSVKDTDEESGHGEEAQKDNQQKKVEPTSRKKIIQTPDFSEAETSSSGFSDETSNKGTQTERERPGSFLCTIADGEDYRFSIYDDASPMDSRFRNRPEYRVLFKEIFTILKKAAENKDDGEQLPLLDDTVSGKVPPVTPATEEPPGNFTDDTQSVLSSVMSEQSIPVSDITAPETPTLKEKEEPLPEPNKKQEKQNHVEDVKENKSMDDSTNGNQKETNQGKEKEKEKEKERVLTPLVRQPLEYIAATRKKSRHRNRKHSQDRQGADSPVFPSPPKIIYQKSANKKRRDYRPIEISPLVRTSEAEWNGSTLQFYNKNISSPTPSVSGRTGKIYQSWNSETDSWDIKQSTASQEIHKLRKLELSYAEVLRNADKTKNRRKKHQ
- the LOC116767542 gene encoding LOW QUALITY PROTEIN: ATP-binding cassette sub-family F member 3 (The sequence of the model RefSeq protein was modified relative to this genomic sequence to represent the inferred CDS: inserted 1 base in 1 codon), with product MAQCGEFLKSHFPVMDEELKKYIEDILDNSAGEFEDTEEVFEAVGEILQGISQKSEDDIREICDMLLKMMQPDKNSNINGPRKVLDAPITLSSMNTPIQDAEDMKSIWVQTRDDTLKVDAKKLEKAEAKLQQKQQKQKDAKLPVSAPVLQTATASQVTSKKDSKLEAKGTNRTQDIRIENFDIAYGDRVLLQGADLVLAFGRRYGLVGRNGLGKTTLLRMISSKQLKIPSHISILHVEQEVVGDDTIALQSVLECDTVRENLLRREKEITAAINSGSTDQNLSTELSEVYAQLENIEADKAPARASIILSGLGFTPEMQTRSTKTFSGGWRMRLALARALFSKPDLLLLDEPTNMLDIKAIIWLENYLQNWPTTLLVVSHDRNFLDTVPTDIMHLHTQRIDTYRGNYDQFHKTKTEKHKNQQREYEAQQQHRAHTQEFIDRFRYNANRASSVQSKIKMLEKLPELKPVEKEVDVVLRFPETEPLSPPILQLNEVGFYYSKDKVIFSNVNLGATLESRICIVGDNGAGKTTLLKIIMGILSPTSGIRSVHRGLKFGYFSQHHVDQLEMNVNSXGAIAESYPGKTVEEYRRQLGSFGVSGDLALQTIGSLSGGQKSRVAFARMCMGNPNFLVLDEPTNHLDIETIEALGKGINKYTGGVILVSHDERLIRMVCRELWVCGGGSVTSIEGGFDEYRKIVERELEANK